In the Anastrepha obliqua isolate idAnaObli1 chromosome 1, idAnaObli1_1.0, whole genome shotgun sequence genome, one interval contains:
- the LOC129251623 gene encoding retinoic acid receptor RXR-beta: MSNQSAVRSSLLQSTSTTKASIYSNFTPTATSANTPSAPPSICQVCGDQSSGKHYGVLCCDGCSCFFKRSVRKGTMYTCIAAKGNCIVDKARRNWCPYCRLQRCLAAGMNVTAVQEERGPRTQAATATAAAVKQRPHTGVPNAVIASGNTMNFQILAQILVTCLRQAKCNEQFRTLTSVQQEAILSVVWNECFVLRASHWSLDISAMIDACGDPQLRRVIAEAKQLRADVMELNFLETLILCRKELAVSAENAVLLDSYTNSALVSLGRYTMQQSNWLRFGTLLLGLRQLTQRCYESLLSSLFRTVVKDIVKNL; the protein is encoded by the exons ATGTCAAATCAGAGTGCCGTTAGGAGTTCTCTGCTGCAATCCACAAGCACAACAAAAGCCAGTATTTATAGCAACTTTACGCCAACAGCCACATCAGCGAATACGCCAAGTGCACCACCCAGCATTTGCCAGGTCTGTGGCGATCAGAGTTCGGGCAAGCATTATGGAGTTCTCTGCTGCGACGGCTGTTCATGCTTCTTCAAACGCAGCGTACGCAAGGGTACAATGTATACCTGCATCGCTGCAAAAGGTAATTGCATTGTGGATAAAGCACGCCGCAATTGGTGTCCATATTGTCGGTTGCAACGCTGCCTAGCCGCCGGCATGAACGTGACCGCTGTGCAAGAGGAGCGCGGACCACGCACACAGGCGGCCACAGCGACAGCAGCGGCTGTTAAAC AAAGACCACACACTGGCGTTCCGAATGCTGTTATCGCTTCTGGTAATACGATGAATTTCCAAATACTTGCACAAATCCTAGTCACCTGCTTGCGACAAGCTAAATGTAATGAACAATTCCGTACACTCACATCAGTGCAACAGGAGGCCATTTTGAGTGTTGTGTGGAATGAGTGTTTTGTGCTGCGCGCCTCACATTGGTCCCTTGACATAAGCGCTATGATTGATGCCTGCGGTGATCCACAATTGCGGCGCGTTATTGCGGAAGCTAAACAGCTGCGAGCCGATGTGATGGAGTTGAATTTCCTAGAAACTCTAATACTTTGTCGGAAAG AATTGGCTGTTAGTGCTGAAAATGCGGTCCTGTTGGACAGTTATACGAATAGCGCATTGGTGTCGCTGGGGCGCTACACAATGCAACAGTCAAACTGGTTGCGTTTCGGCACGCTGTTACTGGGGTTAAGGCAATTGACGCAGCGCTGCTATGAAAGCTTGCTGTCGTCGCTATTTCGCACAGTTGTTAaagatattgtaaaaaatttgtaa